A genomic stretch from Schistosoma haematobium chromosome 2, whole genome shotgun sequence includes:
- the RAD9A_2 gene encoding cell cycle checkpoint control protein rad9a, variant 2 (EggNog:ENOG410N6G9~COG:D,L), with protein MIVVLQPTELIVLVRAINSLGKLGHEVYFECGTNDLKIKTVNATRSSFASVHFREVFFDKFSSPLPSGSLQRFKIPSSSCSNVFKLTSAMERFVLKCKMFLSSQDTVLTVQYFCKFGIVKTYNMSIIDCEQLEAVYSLEESANHLVISARLLGEIINNFRQSSEELTILLDSGECTFQNHTFQTGPSMITTQIPLNATEFDVYRVHSKCEVTFCQKELRVILSFCELISPMIRIYCDRPGKPIIFACTHEARLSARYVFATFPSDGSSLPNSQRSECSRRLSSSRTPVPLQHISTLSTGEK; from the exons ATGATAGTGGTTTTGCAGCCGACTGAGTTGATTG TTCTCGTCCGtgcaataaattcacttggaaaACTAGGACATGAGGTTTACTTTGAATGCGGCACAAATGAT TTAAAGATCAAAACAGTCAACGCCACGAGGTCTTCTTTTGCTTCAGTTCATTTTAGGGAAGTGTTTTTCGACAAGTTCTCAAGCCCTTTACCTAGCGGGTCTCTGCAACGTTTTAAAATCCCTAGTAGT TCATGTTCTAACGTCTTCAAACTTACTTCCGCAATGGAGAGATTCGTTCTTAAATGCAAGATGTTCTTATCATCCCAGGATACTGTTCTGACTGTTCAGTACTTCTGTAAATTCGGAATCGTTAAGACGTATAACATGTCAATCATCGATTGTGAACAGTTAGAAGCTGTTTACTCATTAGAAGAAAGCGCTAATCATTTGGTTATATCAGCACG TTTACTGGGAGAAATTATCAACAATTTTCGCCAGTCTTCTGAAGAGCTAACAATTCTTTTAGATTCGGGGGAATGCACTTTTCAGAATCACACATTTCAAACAG GTCCCTCTATGATAACAACACAAATTCCTCTGAATGCTACTGAATTTGACGTCTACCGTGTCCATTCAAAATGTGAAGTCACATTCTGCCAAAAGGAATTACGG gTCATTTTATCATTCTGTGAGTTGATTTCTCCTATGATAAGAATTTATTGTGATCGACCGGGCAAACCTATAATTTTTGCTTGTACTCACGAGGCAAGACTCAGTGCTCGGTACGTATTTGCGACCTTCCCTTCAGATGGATCTTCACTTCCAAATTCCCAGCGCTCTGAGTGTAGCCGTCGTTTGTCATCAAGCAGAACTCCTGTTCCACTACAACATATAAGTACTTTATCGACGGGCGAAAAGTAA
- the GDI2_2 gene encoding Rab GDP dissociation inhibitor beta (EggNog:ENOG410V72T~COG:T), producing MQLYYRSVNRFGKSPYLYPLYGLGELPQSFARLSAVYGGTYMLEKPVDEIVIEDGKVVGVKSDGETARCEKVICDPSYAPNRVRKCGQVVRAICILNHPIPNIKNALSSQIIIPQNQVGRRHDIYVSCVSHPHYVCPEKFFVVLVATTVETSNPHQELQPGLQLLGRIEHIFYSVADLFEPVDDGRSSNIYISKSYDASTHFESTCTDVLEMYERITGSPFDFSKVTRNLEDDS from the exons ATGCAGCTCTATTATCGTTCGGTCAATCGGTTTGGCAAATCTCCATATCTTTATCCTCTTTACGGTTTAGGGGAATTGCCCCAATCTTTTGCTCGACTTAGCGCGGTATATGGAGGTACATATATGCTTGAAAAACCAGTGGATGAAATTGTGATTGAGGATGGTAAAGTTGTTGGGGTGAAGTCTGATGGTGAAACCGCACGTTGTGAAAAAGTGATATGTGATCCTAGCTATGCTCCAAATCGCGTCCGAAAGTGTGGTCAG GTTGTTCGTGCCATATGTATTTTAAACCATCCCATTCCAAATATCAAGAATGCTCTTTCATCACAAATAATCATTCCTCAAAACCAAGTTGGTCGACGTCATG ATATATATGTTTCGTGTGTCTCTCATCCACATTACGTATGCCCAGAAAAATTCTTTGTTGTCTTAGTGGCGACAACTGTAGAAACATCAAATCCACACCAAGAACTTCAACCTGGTTTACAATTACTTGGACGTATTGAACATATTTTCTATTCGGTAGCAGATTTATTCGAACCTGTAGATGATGGTAGATCAAGTAAT atatatatttcaaagagTTACGATGCATCAACTCACTTCGAAAGTACATGTACTGATGTGTTAGAAATGTACGAACGAATAACTGGAAGTCCATTTGACTTCAGTAAAGTTACAAGAAATTTAGAAGATGattcataa